Sequence from the Scyliorhinus canicula chromosome 7, sScyCan1.1, whole genome shotgun sequence genome:
agagggctgctggatcccagcacccagctgggtaccagcctgatgctgagcctctgataCAGGgatacctggagctgatggagacgggTGCAGCCAGGACATtctgagggagatgtcagcgacactccagcaggtccatagccgattggaggagttcaGAGGCTACAGGAgataaatagtaataatctttatagtgtcacaagtgaaatgaaattaaatgacaatcgcttattgtcacaagtaggcttcaaatgaagttactgtgaaaagcccctcgtcgccacattccaccgcctgttcgggaaggctggtccGGGAAGTAGggtaagtagacttacattaacactgcaatgaagttactgtgaaaatccccaagtcgccacactacgggagaattcagaatgtccaattcaccgtacaagcacatctttcgggacttgtgggaggaaaccggagcacccagaggaaacccaggcagacacagggagaacgggcagattctgcacagacagtgacttaagctaggaatcgaacccaggtcccttgtgctgtgaagcaacagtactaaccactgtgctaccatgccgcccaagatGTCGCCATGAATGCGTGCCactaaggccaacactgctagggtggcgatcgcagtggagagcctggtgcacaatgtcggcaccgttagtgaaggtgtccaaggcgttgtgcagtcggtgatggccatggctgagggtctcggcagaatgtctgcctcactgaGGGGGCATGAACCAGTATCAGACTGACCTTGAAGAGGTTctacgggacatgtcccactctcagatgggagtGGCCGAGGCGAtgcggagcatcgccgagggaaTCGACTccttggtgcagacattggggagccaccagggctggcagagccagatgatacatGGGCAGTCggggctgcccctccatcccaagatgaACCCTGGGACCGTATGGGCGGAGGGGGCACTGTGTGCCAACCCGGACTtgccccatggagtggcgacggtgggcaccagctcccccgagttccaactctctgatgaggccgcgtctcgagGTCAGcgcacgggacagggcggcacggctgtgtatGTGCCGTCGGCAAGTGCAGTGGGGCTGTCCTGTACCCAGAGGACGCccccaggggcattgaaggcctcgggatgaggtaagcagctggttgcttccacctcagatgtgcatcctggggtgacacctagacgtagcggtagagcTTGGAAGGCgaagcatgttgaggatcacggagggcactggaggaggggagaaagggggggggggacggaggggaagagagtgggcCGGCACCATGGGGAGTGGAAAATTGTATGACACCCGTGACACATAAAAACACTTGAGCACCTGGGTATGacctctctgtcactttcttccgctatGTGTGCCGACCTCCGAACTCTtgtcccatctctccaggcatctcccctccCCATAGCAGTCACCCATCCTCCGGGCGTGCACATGTtgccggagctgtgtcccatcctctgggtgtttggtgttggctgctgcttctgtggtgttgcctcccgcagtgttcaaggaCCGTGTGCATGCttcaaggtgtgattggaatgctaggcaatgacccccacatgctacatggcccacacacccaagggaatccacttgggttgtgcaaAGTGctcacttttttttataaataatttttattgaagtttttacaaaatacaaaatataaacatcataactctattaacgtacatcCGCGGTAACACCCCGTAAACAGTGCCTCCCAgctgcaagagcaacttcaaacaaaagggaaaaaaaacaaaaaaaaaacagaaaccaaaagacagagaaaagagaaaaagaaaaaagaacaagggAGAGaggtagcaccctccacaaacccatgtgtacagttctccccgccccccccccgggttgctgctgctgtcggcctatttccctaccgttccgccaggaagtccagaaagggctgccaccgcctgaaaaacccttgtactgatcccctcagggcaaatttcaccctctccaatttaatgaaccctgccatatccgagatccaggcctccacgcttgtgggcctcgcatccttccactggagcaagatcctccgccgggctactagggacgcaaaggccaggacgcaaagtgctcacttaaccatgattatcAATTCTCTATcaccaatagccttcagccgtacGGCCATAGGCCTCAGCAATCGGTGCGGGTtacgggtggtcggtggggccgAGGCTAAGGTCGCCCCCGGAATGGATACACACGATCCAGGcgttggcatgctggtgccacGTGCGTTTGCCCACCCAGCGGGGTGCCCACCCACCCCACTTCCCAGCATCCCATGGTAGCCTACCCCTCCTgagatttcccccctccccccccacacagagcaCTGGGGTGGTAAGCCCAACACCTCCAGgctttttgcctgtgagcaaagatggctactcaccagaTGGCAGAATCCCTTCTGCcaagttcacgtttttaaaaagcagcactAATCAGCACCATTGTGAGCACTTGCTAGGGAGGCccctgaatgacaggaggccttgCATATGGGGTGGCTGCCGTTAGTTGTATGGAAATAAGGTTTAAGtgttgataattggtttctcgccacactatggtGAGACCCGATTTTGCCTCGGGGAGtgagccagttgcatcgcaaactgtttagcACCTGGCATGGTTCTCATTttcaggcctctcccactattcactagCCTTGTTTCGCTCAAGCGAGAGTGTAACGAGGCCTGAGAATCGCATccaaagtgtcattgaatagaggTGGGGAGCTCGTCGGCGTGAAAAACCAATCACAAATGAACTTCGAAATGTTTCCGTTTGGGGAGCAAGTTTATGGGATCTTGGTATTTTGTTGTTTGTAACCAATATTGTCtgcagccaatattcagaagataTTGGTTGTGGTTCAGCAATCCTGGTTCCACATGGGGACAAATGGAAGTAAGTTCCTGCACTActtctcgtctttgtgcaatagtTACTGCACTGTTGCCTTTTTCCCTGGcgagattttcctcaaatctagTATTTGTCTCCACCCTGtgaatttggaagcagttcagacaatATTTCAAGCTCTGTTCCCTGTTTCCATGAGCCCCCATCTTCAATAACTACCTTTTCCTACTAGCTAGTTTGGACTCGTCTTTTCAGTCTTGGGAGGGGGAAGgtctggagaggtttagggacaaGTTCATGGAGGGGAGCTTTGTTAATTTTATGGAGTTGGCTgagaaattccaactgcctgGTTCCAATTTTTCCAGGTACTTTCAAATTCCTGATTTTTCGCACATATTTCCCTCTTTTCCTTTGGTGCCACCCTCTCCCCTGTTGAAGACCTCGTCTTTGGACGGGCGTGACAAGGGGACTATTGGACGTATATGGCATTTCCTTTCAATGGAGTCTGTTCCATTGAGGGGTGAGGACGAAACAaggagggtgaattgggtcccaTTCTTAATGGGGAAGTATGGAATGAGGCCCTTCACAAGGTCAACTCCACATCTTCACATGCTCAGCTGAGCTTGATTATGGTCTTGCACAGGAAGCACCTGACCAAAGCTAGGATGAGCGGATACTTCTCTGAAGTGTGAACACTGTTCTCGGGTGCCAGCTAACCATACACATCTGGTCCTGTCCCATGTTGATAAGCTTCTGGGCCTCCTTTAACACTATGTCAGATATACTCCCTGTAGATTTGGATCCATGTCCGCTGATGGCCATATTTGAGATGTTGGACTCGACAGTGCTTCAGTCGGGTGTGAAGGCGGATGTCTTTGCCTTTGCTTCATTGATAACCCGGAGGCaaattctgcttgggtggaggtctcctactcaGCCTAGTACTTCCTGCTTGGGTGATCTAATGTCTtttctacatttggagaaggtcaagttcaccatCAGGGAATAGGGGGAaagggttctacctaagatggcaaccactcatttccttttttaaaaaacaatttagagtacccaattccttttttccctcCAGTTAAGGAGCAacttaagcatggccaatccacctacactgcatgtcattgggttgtgtgtgtgtgtgtgtgtgtgtgtgtgtggggggacccatgcagacacgaggagaatatccaaatccacatggacagtgacccggggccggtaacggacccgggtcctcagcgccatagggaacagtgctaaccactgcaacaccgttAGCCCCTCGTTTCCTTTTATAAGGAGTTAGTCAGCGTCAGCTGTTAAGGGGTTTTGTTCAGTTTTTTTGTTAGGGTTTAGGTTAGTTTTTTTGTGAAAGTTAATGTGTGCTTTTGCTTTTTTTGCTTCTCTCTATTAGTGTGCGTTTCAGTTTGATTGTTTCAGGTTGCTTTGTGAAATttttaatacattaaaaaaaaatcatttgttgTTACTGTTGCAAGTTAATTTGTTCAGATAAAAGCTCTTTCACCTACCTCTGTACTGGAGATCTGCTGCTCGGTTTCGATTACTTTTACTTCTTCGGTTTTGGGTTCCTGATTTGAGGTCTCAGGACCTGCAGTCTCACTTGCTGCTGTGTGGTGATCATTACTGACAGTGGCATCACTATCTTCGCTTGGAGACTCATCAGTTTTGTTTGTAGCCATATCATTGTCTTCAATTTGTTCACATTGGtttggatcaggacagatttcaGATTCTTGGCTCTGCGGAGATGAGAGCTCTTTATGGGATGGCTCTTCAGGTGAAGACGCTTTGGGTGAGGTGTGAGCGTCTCCTTTGGGCGAGGTAGGGCTCTTGGGGTTTTCACCGTTGCTTTGAACTCCATGCTCAGTAAAAACATCCTCATTCTCGTCACCTGGTGCTCCATTTTCTTTCGGTTCTACGTTCTTGGCAGGCGTCTCTGTTTCTGGGGAGCCGGGATTACTTGATTCCTCAGCGACTGAATGTCTGAACCGCCTGCTCGGTGGCCGTCGTTTCAGCGACACACGTGCTCGACTCTAAAAAGGTCAAACCAAACAAAACACATCCAAACGAAATTGGGATTCAATAAAGTATTTATCTTACATGTAAACAGCATGTTGATGTGCGTCTGTCTCCCCCATTCATTATTTTGCAGGATCAACCTCATCTCGGTACCTCAAAAAAGCCTGCATTAATCCCAATCTTAAAAATGGGGTTTGATCCGGAAGCCACAGCCAtttgtggtgtgtgtgggtgggtggggaggggtataTCCCTGCTTCCCTTTGTGAAAAAAAAACTCCTAATTTGATTCCACCACCTCTAATTTAAAATTGAGATCCCTTTGTAAAAGATTCTTGATTCACTCCTGTGGACTCCCAAATCCTATTGTTCCTCACCTCAAGCACAGATTCAGTCAGAGCTACACAGAAGCTCCAATTAATCCCCGGGTAACACAGCAGATGATATAACAGGTCTCGGTCCTTTTTCCTTCTACATCGTGCCCCACTGATTTCCCAAATGCACTTGTGAGGAAAATGTACCCTCCAACCCCAATCATATACTTACGTCGCTTCTTCTTTGGATGCTGGTAACCTTGCCCTGTATTTCTGgaactttctatttttatttcataaTCCTATATGTTCGCAGTTCCATGATCGAATTGTTTGAAAAGAGCAGCTTGTTCTAGCCCTTGCTAATGTACTGGTATTGAATTGTGGGCAACAATGTGGATTCCAGACATATGTAACAGTTATTTATTAATATTTTTTGTTTCAGTTCTAAATTAACAGATTTGCAAATAATAGCAAATTATTTGCAGCTGATGCTGCAACTGTACCTTGTGGAAACTGTGCAAAGGTTCACCCTCTGTGGGTTGGTCAAGTGCAACTCCATCCGATTCACTGGATTGGGAGCGTGCTCCAGGACTATCAGGTGTAGATGCAGGACTAGCAAAAGGTGAGAAGCAAG
This genomic interval carries:
- the LOC119968906 gene encoding capZ-interacting protein-like isoform X2, with amino-acid sequence MEDRSGDTIQTMEEKPMSVAALASKFKQEQSNHLEKSEKHLKGPVRKKPPCFLHLDAPKNNTETGHNADEKPSVNDSTHRPKLKLKTSSPLIEKLQANLLLSPHALVPGAAPKSPLKSCFSPFASPASTPDSPGARSQSSESDGVALDQPTEGEPLHSFHKSRARVSLKRRPPSRRFRHSVAEESSNPGSPETETPAKNVEPKENGAPGDENEDVFTEHGVQSNGENPKSPTSPKGDAHTSPKASSPEEPSHKELSSPQSQESEICPDPNQCEQIEDNDMATNKTDESPSEDSDATVSNDHHTAASETAGPETSNQEPKTEEVKVIETEQQISSTEEKSSGGTED
- the LOC119968906 gene encoding capZ-interacting protein-like isoform X1, producing the protein MEEKPMSVAALASKFKQEQSNHLEKSEKHLKGPVRKKPPCFLHLDAPKNNTETGHNADEKPSVNDSTHRPKLKLKTSSPLIEKLQANLLLSPHALVPGAAPKSPLKSCFSPFASPASTPDSPGARSQSSESDGVALDQPTEGEPLHSFHKSRARVSLKRRPPSRRFRHSVAEESSNPGSPETETPAKNVEPKENGAPGDENEDVFTEHGVQSNGENPKSPTSPKGDAHTSPKASSPEEPSHKELSSPQSQESEICPDPNQCEQIEDNDMATNKTDESPSEDSDATVSNDHHTAASETAGPETSNQEPKTEEVKVIETEQQISSTEENPLEALKTKDVKDQFNQVNIRWRLMCVQRNSIYFAPI